The following is a genomic window from Rutidosis leptorrhynchoides isolate AG116_Rl617_1_P2 chromosome 8, CSIRO_AGI_Rlap_v1, whole genome shotgun sequence.
ATCAGTTTGTGGAGAAGATCTTGCCAGAATACAGATCATTGGTAAGAATGGCACCTTCATTAGCTCAAGCTTTTGCAATAGCCAAGATGGTGGAAGGAGACATTAAGGCGGCCAGAGAAATTCAAAACGAACCAGTGACGCAACCCAAGCAAGCGTCAAGTCAAGGTAGTTTTAAATCAAAGAAGTCCCGTGGTGGTCAACAGAAGGGAAGATTTTCCCAAAGTGGTAGTAGTTCGAATCAAAGGGTGTGGTGCAATGGTTGTAAATCGACTCATGCGGGTCCTTGTACTAATTTGACAAAGAGGTGCATGCGCTGCGGAGTAATGGGTCATGATATTCAGGCTTGCTCATTCAAATAAAATTTTTGCTGGAATTGCCATAAATCAGGGCACAGATCAGTTGATTATCCATCTGCAAGAAAGATGAGTTCTTGGGTAGGGACAGGAGCAAGGACAGTGTCAGTCGGGGGATCTTCAGCTTCAATAACTGGACAGAAGCATAAGACTCCTCCAAGACCTGAAGCAAGAGCCTTTCAGATGTCGGTAGACACAGCTACTACTGCTGACGATGCTATCACCGGTATGTTTTTGGTTAAATCTAcacctgctcgtgtattgtttgattgcgGAGCCAATCGTTCTTTTATGGCTACTAGATTCTGTGATAAGTTAAAGTTACCTGTTTCTATGTTACCTGAACCGTTAGAAGTGGAAGTAGCCAGTGGTAAGACCGTTCCAGTCACAACATCTATGTCGGGAATAAGTATAGAAATAGATGGGAGTGTATTTTCGATGACTTACTTAGTGATGctcatacctagctttgatgtagttctAGGTATGAACTGGTTGAGTTACCATAAGGCAAGTATAAAATGTCATAATAAACTGATTTCTTTCCCTTTATCTGATGAAACACGTGTTATAGCCCGGGGTGAACGGGGTGGGTTTAGTTGTCCTCTGATTTCAATGATGAAGGCTAGGAAATCGATAGCAAAGGGATGTGATATATTTCTCACGTATATAATTGATGCTAAGAAAGAGAAAAAGATGGTAGCTGATATTCCGGTAGTGCGTGACTTTCCAGAATATTTTTGGATGAATTACCGGGTTTGCCACCAGTTAGGTAAGTAGAATACAGAATTGAGTTGATGCCAGGATCTACACCAGTGGCTAAAgctccttataggttagctccGTCCGAGATTCACGACATGATGACGCAAATTCAGGATTTGCTAGATTGTGGGTTCATACGACCGAGTtcatcaccgtggggtgctccagtGTTATtcatgaaaaagaaagatggtacactccgaatgtgtattgattatcgggaattgaacaaaagaaccgtGAAAAATAAGTATCCTCTTCCCAGgatagatgatttatttgatcaacttcaaggagcTTCGTGCTTTTCAAAAATagatttacattccgggtatcatcaggttcgtgttgctgaatccgaTATTCCAAAAATAGCATTTCGTACTaggtacggtcattatgagtttctggtgatgccgttcgggttaacgaatgcgccagcaatttttatggatttaatgaatcggGTGTGTCGACAgtttcttgataagtttgtcatagtATTTATTGACGATGTTCTGATCTATTCAAAGATAGAGTCTGAGCATGCTGATCACCTACGTCAAGTATTAGAATTGTTGAAACGAGAACAGCTTTACGCCAAgttttccaaatgtgaattttggttatgtGAAGTTCAATCTCTGGGTCATGTTATTTGTCAAGAAGGTATCATAGTGGATCCATCCAAAATAGAAGTGGTAATGAATTGGAATGTACCAAAAACTCCAactgaaattaagagttttctgggtctgGCAGGGTATTACCGTaggtttatcaaggatttctctaaGATTGCGGGTCCATTAACAAAGTTAAATAGAAAGGATGTATCTTTTCAATGGAGTGATGAGCAGGAGAAATCATTTCAGACATTAAAGCAGCAATTGTGTCAAGCTCCAATATTAGCGTTACTCGAGGGTACCGACGATTTTATGGTATATTGTGATGCGTCATATGCAGGTttgggttgtgtgttaatgcagcGAGAGAAGGTTATTGTATATGATTCACGACAGTTGAAAACTCATGAAAAGAATTATCTGGTACATGACTTAGAAATGGCAGCGGTGGTTTTTACTTTAaagctatggagacattatttatacggTACGCACTGcattatttgtacagatcacaagagtttacagCATATCTTTTCTCAGAAAGAGTTGAATATGCTGTAGAGACGGTGGCAAGAActaataaaagattatgattgtgaaatccgctatcatccgggtaaggcaaatgtagtcgctcatgctttaagccgaaaaggatccattgacaatatgaaatttatgCGAATAGAAATTGTATCGAATCTGATTGAACGCTTGAAAATAACTCAATTTGAAGCCTTAAGGGATGAACACTTAAAATCCGAGCTTTTTGTTAAGAGAAAAGAGGATTTAATTGATGATTATCGTGGATTAAAAACCTTCAACAATCGAATATGGGTTCCTCTACTCGGAGAACTAAGGGAATTAATTATGAATGAGGCGCACAAATCAAGATTATCCATTCATCCAGGAAGTAAAAGATGTGCCATGATTTGAAGACTATGTATTGTTGGCCTAAAATGAAGAAAGACATCGCGAATTTTGTTAAAAAATGTCATATATGCGCCCAAGTTAAAGCGGAACATCAAAAACCCTATAAATCATTACGTCAattagaaattccagaatggaaatgggaacatataatgaTGGATTTTGTAACTAAGTTACCCCGAACCTAGAAAGGACATgatatgatctgggtgattgttgatcgattaACCAAGAGCGCACACTTTTTGCCTGCTAGTGAAATGACATCGTTGAGTAAATTGGCTCAGTTGTACATAAATGAAGTTGTAGCTCGGCATGGGATACcattatctattatttcagataggGATTCAAGATTTGTATCTAACTTCTGGCAGAGTTTACAACAAAATTTGGGTACTCGTGTTAATCTTAGTACAtcgtatcatcctcagacagacggtgaaagtgaacgaactattcaaacgttagaggatatgttaagaacCTGTGTATTGGAATATGGTGGGTCATGGGATTCTCACTTACCATTGATAGAATTTGCATACaataattcgtatcattcgagtatcggcatGCCAccctatgagatgttgtatggtagatGATGCAGGACTTCGACTTGTTGGTTAGAGGCTGGAGAGAAACAGTTTACAGGTCCTAAAATTGTACAACAAATCGCTGATAAAGTTACAATAGCTCGAGAAAAGTTAAAAGCTGCcagagatagacagaaaatgtacgTAGATCCTCATCGACGACCAGTGATATTTTCTGTGGGTGAACATGTGTACCTGAAAGTATCATCGTGGAAAGGTGTAATTTCGGTTCGGTAAACGCGAAAAACTAGCCCCAAGGTATATAGGTCCATTTAACATCAGGCAGATATTGAACGATCAAACCGTGATTCTAGATCTTCCTGCAGAGTTAGCGGGCATTCACGATACATTTAACATATGTTATCTTCGTTAGTGTAAGGTAGACGACGAAAGTTAGATTCTACCATTGCAGGATTTAAAGGTTGACATGAAtaaaaagttagttgaagaaccagTCAGGATTGTTGACAGAAAGGTTACCAAGCTACGTAAGAAACAGATACCAATGGTACTTGTAGAATGGAAACATAGTTTGGGTTCTAATTTAACTTGGGAAACGGAAGAGCTAATGAAGGCTAGATAGCCTCAATTGTTTGACttggaccagattccgaggacggaatcttcttaagggggtagatttgtaacaacctCGAATCGTGCCTAGCGGTaaatgacctttttacccttagttaatattaatttattaatattagtgattttaataattatgggttaataattatttgattagtTAGTTGTGTgcgctttgtgacaagggtcacagaacaggtttcaaTATGTGAATTGGACCTTGTTAGGGTCACCTAATGAGGTACATTGTATTTTAGAtaattggtaaatacccgtgtgtagtGGGGAATGGGGCTTCCTCATAGTGAAGAAACCCCTAAATGAATATATACACCGTACGTTCTATTCTTTCCATTTTTTTAGAAACCTCAACCCTAAAACACACTCTATATCCTTAAATTCATAAAATCAAAAGTGCAAGATCAAAGCTTGTGATTTTTTTTATAAGATTCAAGTGTTTTCAAGGATCAAAACAAGGTAAACATCATTGAATTTGCTAGATTTAAAGtgggttttgggttaaaatgggttttgatgatttttgagtttgattcttgattatatgtgtttgttatgcttgattgatgttagaaatagtttataTATGTGTTACGTAATTTTATTAAGCCTTGGATCGACCAAAACATGCtaaaatcgagttttgggtgcaaaaaatgcgaaaacagcgagctggaaCTGATTTTCAGCAATCACACTTTTTagggctcaaccacgtggttgagcacaATTTTGAGGGCTCAACCATGCGGTGGAGGGCTCAACCGTACGTGTGATGCCTCAGCCACGCGGATGAGCAGTGGTcaacttttggtaaaattgaaaagggtgtaactttcaaaccgtaactccgtttttgacgagTAAACTATCATTGGAATTGTCTTGAGATTTACTtgtcaatgataaggttttaaaacactaaataAAATTTAAGTTGGGTGGAAAAAGCTCGAATAGCAGTTATGCTGCTGTTCTTGCTCAACCGTGCGAGTGAAGCCCTCACCCATACGGGTGAAGTGTCCAACCGTGTGTTTAAGCTACTAAATCGTGCAAGTGGACTTTAAAGTCACTCGTAGGAGTAGGTTTTAAGTCGTACGATTGAGGATACTCATCCGTACAAGTGAGCTATTCTGTCGCACGAGTGAGACCCCACCCAtgcgagtgacagtgtttgtatgtttgggtcaaCTGCTATTCTAACTCATTTACTGTATTGATGTGTTTATTCCTTCTGATGTGTAATCTGATTGAAATGGTTACTAACTAGAGaaatgatattctcaggtgataaatgaaaaggtgaaggctcagtgaaataagactactgagttcttgtatttctaggtgagtgggactatcctaatGTTTATAATTTTttagtagcgggttatgctactTTATCTTGGCTTACTCACCTGAATACTTAGTATATGATATATTGTGCTATATTCTGTGACTTGTTGTAGCCACCCTAGATGCCGACTACGGGTTAGTAGTCTGGTAGAGATATTGC
Proteins encoded in this region:
- the LOC139863130 gene encoding uncharacterized protein, with product MIWVIVDRLTKSAHFLPASEMTSLSKLAQLYINEVVARHGIPLSIISDRDSRFVSNFWQSLQQNLGTRVNLSTSYHPQTDEAGEKQFTGPKIVQQIADKVTIAREKLKAARDRQKMYVDPHRRPVIFSVGEHVYLKVSSWKGDLKVDMNKKLVEEPVRIVDRKVTKLRKKQIPMVLVEWKHSLGSNLTWETEELMKAR